Part of the Methanobacteriaceae archaeon genome is shown below.
TGAATGGCCTGATAATTCACAATATTACCAATCATCATGGTACCGGTCTGAAGGTAAATGATTATTAAAACTGCAAAAAGGGGAACCTCCGCGGCTGCAGAAAATACAGCTCTGACACAGCTAAGTTTTCCATAGGGAGAACCAGAGGATGAACCAGCATTGTGTTCCACGATTTTGTGCATAGTGTAAACCGCAAATATTATTAAAAGTGATCCTCCAATTACGGGACCTACAATTACTGCGGTGATCCATATAGCACAAAGGGTACTGGAAATTGCCACATAAAATGGCATTGCTGCTGTTTTAGGGAAAGATGATTCTTTAATATAAAATTTTAATGTGTGTAGAAGATGTTGTATGATGGGAGGCCCAGGTCTCATCTGTATACGGGCCATGATCTTCCTTTGCAATCCAAACAGGATACTTCCCATCAAGAAAGCAATGAGAACATTTAGAAGGATGTTTGCCATTAGATTCATTTCATCACCGTTGAGTCGAGAGATTTAACCATTACTTTGATTAGCATTTCAATTTAGTTAATATAAAGATTAAATGGAATTAATAAATTGAAATTAAAATAATCCATTAAATATCAGAATATTAATATTTTGAATAATATGTTTTCATCAATTTAATATCCAATGAATGGTTCATTAGTTCTCTCATCTTCCTCCTCTTTTGTACTCTTAGCCATGGTAAGAAGGCCTAGAGATAGTAAAAATACGGGTATTAATACAATAGCTATTCCATAAACAATCCAGCTAGCTGGATTAAAGATCATGGCATAAACTATACCTATAACTGAAATTGCAAACATCAAATAGCTTGCTATTTTTAATTGATTCATTTTATCACCTGCACCCCAAACCGGACATTTAATGATTATTTTAGTAATAGACAATTTTAATGATTTTAATTATTAAATCAATTATTTTAATGTTTAACTGTTAAAATGGTTTATTTATGATTAATAATATTTCAATTGCTCTTATAATTATTAATAAAGAACTTAAGTGAATTATAAGGATAAATGGAGATCCTGGTGTTCTAAACATTTCTGCTTTGGTAGCATAAAAAGGAGCCACCCCAGTTTCGCCAACAATTCCCATTAGTAATAATAAAGATGCGAAATACATCATAGGAGTAGTAACAGTCTGAGAGAGCTGGAAGAGACTTAAAGTCCCGGTAGCACCTAATATCAAAGCCGCACCTGCAAACAATGGCATTGATGCAATCATGGCCACCAGACCATATTGATAAGCTGCATTAAGCACATCAACCTGCTTTACAGCAGATACAATACCAATGTTAACTATACCAATAAGGGCTACGAATAAAGTAAAGTTAAACAGGTCTCCCGTAATCATGGCACCTGCTGTGGCCAGACCACAAACAATAGCCAAAAATCTTCTAATTTTGAATTCTTCAAGATCTACTTGTACTTTCTTATCTTTAAGTGAACCAAACTCTGCTTCTATTTGAGTTTCAGTTCGACTTATGGCAATTAAAGTAGTAAATATAAGGGCACCGGCAAACATGAACAGGTTGAAAGGAGTAAGGTAAAGTACAATATCACCCAGAGGTATTTGACCCAGTATTTGCCCGCCTAATGTTGCTATATCCATCTGCTACTCCTCTTTTTATTTTTAACTTGAAATTTAATAAATTTAATTATTGGACCAGGTCCTACATCTGATATCTTGCATTTTATCAAATGATTAAATTAGGTTATGATTTTTACTCTCTTTTGAATTCCTCTCTAGCCATCACACCAATCAGGCCCATTTTAGATGCTACTTTGATTAAAATACCAAATGCAGACATGAATAGACCTAAAAGCCAGTAATCTGGAGCTACAAAGAATATTAAAAATCCGGCCAACCATATAGTCCAGGCAATACCTGAGATACCAGCAATACCTTCCCAGATTTTTATAGGAAGTCCACGGGATTTTCTAGAGATAGCATAGAATAATATTCCTCCACCGGCAATGGCCCCACCAGTAAATCCACTTAAGAATACCCCATACACCACCAATATGACTGCAATGAAATTTGCAGCAGTGGTCATTATTTCCATATCCGCAGTGAACGGGAATGGAAGTAAAGGAGCTGTTTTACCAGTTTTGCGCATTTCTCTACTCATTAATATCTCAGAGATAGCCATGATTTCTGCCAGTTCTACTACTAAACCGGGTAAAATTAATGCTTCTGCTAGATCAGTACCTACTGAAGCCACTATAACCAGCATGGAAAGTCCCACAATATCGGTAAGTATTAATGCACTAAGGTCATTTTTCTGGAAAGATATAGCCAGAAGGCCAATAAACCCCGTGATTAAACCGGCATAAAGTGCTGGAAGGAACAAAGAAACCGTGTATGCTGGTACAAGTTCAGGAACTAACATCAATCTTTCCTCCTTCTCATAGTGAAGTTCAAAGCAACCCAGGAAGCAATCACAAAGGCCATCATGAGTATGGTAGATTCTAATATAGTGTCAAAACCACGCGTGTAGTATAATATCTCGTCAATTAAACCACCAGGAGATGAATAGATAGAAGTACCATAATAACGGGTGGTATTTTTCACACCAATGGCAATAGGTGATAAATAACCAGTTATCATACCTAATTTAGCAGAATTTTGAGGATATTGTGCTTTAACAATTCCAGGTTCTACTAAAGGAACTCCGCCCCTATCATAAGGAGCCAGAGGGTTTTGTTGATTTACCTGTTCCTGAGGTAAAGGACGTGGATAAATTTGATGGTCATTAAGAGCCATGGGGACAAAAAATCCCACAATTAAAATTAATCCCAGAACTACGGAAAATAGTCTAGGGATCCTCTTAGGGTTGGCCAGATCATTCCATAATTGACCAATATCCTTCATAGCTCAACCCCCATTTCTTCCATTCTGACAACGACTCTTAAAAGAATCATAGTAATAATAACAGAAGCTGCAATGTAAGTTAAAAGCGCTATAGTATGATTATAAGTTAAAAATATCAAAGAAAGACCAATTGCTGGGATTTCAGTATTCAAAGTCCTTATAATTGGATCTTTTACACCAGGGCCAATAGCCGTGGCAATACTACCTCCAACCAGAAGAACGATTCCTGTATAAAACCATATTTGCGTTTCAATCAAGTTGTTCTCCCTCCAGGTCTCTTTTTTTTACTCTTATTTCATTCAACTTTATAATTGCCATTAAAAAAATGACGGTGGCAATAGGATCAAATATTGCTGCTGCCATGGCCACATCCAGATATTTTGCAGCCACTACAGTACCAATAAAACCTGCTTGAAGTAAAGCAAACATTATAACCTTATCCATAGGTTTTGGCAGAATTATTACACCAATAGCTCCAATGAGCATTAGCACCGCCGATATTGTAGTTAGATTTATGAAATCCAGGGGATTCATGAGTTTCACCAGGGCATGAGTATTCCATTAAATGAGTAATTTATGTTTTTTATAAGTTATATTGAGTTTATTGAAACCTTTCATTAGAGATTTCAAATACTCTCTTAGTAATAATCAAGGTTTATTCATCATATATTATTTCTTCTTTAACTCTTCCCAATGAATAAGCAATGGCATTGGAACTTAAAGTAGAAGTTACAAAGAATGTAATAGCAATTATGGCTCCAAAAGGAGTCTGGATATACAAAGCAATTAATGCAGACATTCCAAATCCTATAACATTAAGGTAAAGAAGTCTTTCTGACCTATCTTGAGCTAGTAAAACTCTTATAGCCATTATAATAACTATTATTCCTACAATCTCAATCAACATGATTTATCATCCGGTTAAAGAATTTATTTTTATATTAAGATATATTTTAAGTGTATTTAGATATTCTAATTTCATTTTGTATTAAAGACTTAGAATTTACATTAGATATTCTTTCATTTTGTATTAATGAAATTAAGTAAAATTTTTTTATTTTTTAATTAGGTTAATTTTGTATGCCTACCCATTTTTTTAGCAATGGCACCTAGTAATCTGGATGCAAGAGGATGATGGATACCTTGAATAGTAGTGATAGCAATAATCATTCCCACAATAAACATAGCTGGGGTTAAACCAATTACTGAACAGGCAGCAATAATAACGGTAATAGTTAAGGCACCAGTGGTACCGGCATATCCGGGATCAGCACAAAGCCGATTTCCAATGAAAACCAGTAATGCAGCAATAAATCCACCTTCAGGGATTCCAATTAAATAACATCCCACCGCACCTAAGAGCGTACCTGCAGAAGCATCAGGAGAACAAACAATGTTTCCCTGAAAAAATCCACCAGCTAGATCGCCTCCTCTTTTTTTCACATCTCGACCAATAACATCGGCCCCTTTAACTCCAGGAGCTTCAGGAAGGCCCATCCAGGTATCAATTAAAACAAAGTTAAGCCAGGTAATAATAGCTGCTAGTGCAACTCCCAGTAATTCATTCATTTGATTCCTCCGATTTGGGTCTAGGGAAAGCATCTTCAAAGAGATATTTAGCAAAAAATGCGGTTAAAATACCAATTAATATAGCAAGATCCATACCCTGATAGAAACCTCTTATTCCCAGTTGGAAAAAGATGGCCAGTAAACCTAAAGCAATGACCGCAGTAGGAAACACGGCACTAACCGTCCATGACTGCCGCATTGGCCTTTCAGGAAGTAAAGGTAATTTTATTAATAGACCTATTCCTATGGCCGAACCCACTACCAGCAAGTAGCTGATTAATGTGTACATTTCATTAGCATGAATAATCATGTTAAATGGATATTACTCCAGAATATATAAATGTTTTTACTTGGCTTTTATCTATTAAAAATTAGCATAAATAATAAAAACTTCTATGGAATTCTAATTTACGTTAATTAGTTCTAAAATTAAATAAAATATAGATTATTTAGGATTTCTACAGTTCTTATCTTATTAAATGCATATATCGCTAAAATTAAAGATTTAAAAATAATATAACAGCGTTAAATATTATCTAATTGAAAAAACGTGTTTTTAAGAAATATGGTAATAATTTAAAAGATAAAAAGAAAACTATTGACAAAATAAGCGAATATAATTAAAATAAAATGAATTAAAAATGTTAAATCATTTGAAATATAACAATTGCTATTTAAAAAATTTATTGTGAAAAATATTCATTATAAATGAACATAAAATCCAATACAGGGAATATCTAAAATAAATTAAACTTTATAAAAATTATTATACCTCTAGTAATTCAATTATCATGCAATCTAATAACAATCTATATAATATATAATTCAATATTAT
Proteins encoded:
- a CDS encoding NADH-quinone oxidoreductase subunit H, whose amino-acid sequence is MNLMANILLNVLIAFLMGSILFGLQRKIMARIQMRPGPPIIQHLLHTLKFYIKESSFPKTAAMPFYVAISSTLCAIWITAVIVGPVIGGSLLIIFAVYTMHKIVEHNAGSSSGSPYGKLSCVRAVFSAAAEVPLFAVLIIIYLQTGTMMIGNIVNYQAIHGPLLFTIPLAAVMFLVLILSKAPYSPFAITKGKDIISGYETEHFGVLRGYLMISESIAWYMLLWVFLTVFIGPLSLIGYVIGMVIITAIVAFINAVTPILNPNHSVMMQVTFAFIGIFGSILLMIVF
- a CDS encoding DUF788 domain-containing protein, coding for MNQLKIASYLMFAISVIGIVYAMIFNPASWIVYGIAIVLIPVFLLSLGLLTMAKSTKEEEDERTNEPFIGY
- a CDS encoding proton-conducting transporter membrane subunit; translation: MDIATLGGQILGQIPLGDIVLYLTPFNLFMFAGALIFTTLIAISRTETQIEAEFGSLKDKKVQVDLEEFKIRRFLAIVCGLATAGAMITGDLFNFTLFVALIGIVNIGIVSAVKQVDVLNAAYQYGLVAMIASMPLFAGAALILGATGTLSLFQLSQTVTTPMMYFASLLLLMGIVGETGVAPFYATKAEMFRTPGSPFILIIHLSSLLIIIRAIEILLIINKPF
- a CDS encoding EhaG family protein produces the protein MMLVPELVPAYTVSLFLPALYAGLITGFIGLLAISFQKNDLSALILTDIVGLSMLVIVASVGTDLAEALILPGLVVELAEIMAISEILMSREMRKTGKTAPLLPFPFTADMEIMTTAANFIAVILVVYGVFLSGFTGGAIAGGGILFYAISRKSRGLPIKIWEGIAGISGIAWTIWLAGFLIFFVAPDYWLLGLFMSAFGILIKVASKMGLIGVMAREEFKRE
- a CDS encoding EhaF family protein; translated protein: MKDIGQLWNDLANPKRIPRLFSVVLGLILIVGFFVPMALNDHQIYPRPLPQEQVNQQNPLAPYDRGGVPLVEPGIVKAQYPQNSAKLGMITGYLSPIAIGVKNTTRYYGTSIYSSPGGLIDEILYYTRGFDTILESTILMMAFVIASWVALNFTMRRRKD
- a CDS encoding EhaE family protein, encoding MIETQIWFYTGIVLLVGGSIATAIGPGVKDPIIRTLNTEIPAIGLSLIFLTYNHTIALLTYIAASVIITMILLRVVVRMEEMGVEL
- a CDS encoding DUF2108 domain-containing protein produces the protein MDFINLTTISAVLMLIGAIGVIILPKPMDKVIMFALLQAGFIGTVVAAKYLDVAMAAAIFDPIATVIFLMAIIKLNEIRVKKRDLEGEQLD
- a CDS encoding DUF2109 domain-containing protein: MLIEIVGIIVIIMAIRVLLAQDRSERLLYLNVIGFGMSALIALYIQTPFGAIIAITFFVTSTLSSNAIAYSLGRVKEEIIYDE
- a CDS encoding energy-converting hydrogenase A subunit A EhaA, with amino-acid sequence MIIHANEMYTLISYLLVVGSAIGIGLLIKLPLLPERPMRQSWTVSAVFPTAVIALGLLAIFFQLGIRGFYQGMDLAILIGILTAFFAKYLFEDAFPRPKSEESNE